The Montipora foliosa isolate CH-2021 chromosome 1, ASM3666993v2, whole genome shotgun sequence genome has a window encoding:
- the LOC137967471 gene encoding uncharacterized protein — translation MASLRQTREALLLSHAIEVIDEEEFLLLYDVNKSKNPSYPYWNYDAFDLDSMTDDECKSEFRFLKNDVYLLEETLDIPDAIKCYNGVVVDGVEALCIMLKRFSYPCRYVDMMPRFGRAVPQLSMISNRIADIIFDDYGHLLRNLAQPWLSQAELKQFAESIHAKGAPLETCWGFIDGTVRPLCKPGQNQRALYNGHKRVHSIKFQSVVAPNGLIANLYGPVEGKRHDSGLLADSGLLNDLSRYSFAPDGTPLCIYGDPAYPLRVHLQGLFKGAALTPLEQHFNKSMSQVRVAVEWVFGDITNYYSKKILK, via the coding sequence ATGGCTAGTCTAAGACAGACCAGAGAAGCGTTGCTTCTTTCTCACGCGATTGAAGTTATCGACGAAGAAGAATTTTTGCTGTTATACGATGTCAATAAGTCAAAGAATCCAAGTTATCCTTACTGGAATTATGACGCTTTTGACCTGGATTCGATGACTGACGATGAATGCAAATCCGAATTTCGATTCCTTAAAAATGATGTATATCTGCTGGAAGAAACTTTGGATATTCCTGATGCTATCAAGTGCTACAATGGGGTTGTTGTGGATGGAGTGGAGGCGTTATGCATCATGTTAAAACGCTTTTCTTACCCGTGCCGATATGTTGACATGATGCCCAGATTTGGCAGAGCTGTACCCCAATTAAGTATGATTTCTAACCGCATTGCAGACATCATATTTGACGATTACGGTCACCTCCTTAGGAATTTGGCGCAGCCATGGCTATCCCAGGCAGAACTAAAGCAGTTTGCAGAGTCTATCCACGCGAAAGGAGCTCCTTTGGAAACCTGTTGGGGTTTTATCGATGGAACGGTTCGGCCACTTTGCAAACCGGGCCAAAACCAGCGGGCACTTTACAATGGCCACAAAAGGGTTCATTCGATAAAATTTCAGTCTGTTGTGGCACCCAATGGCCTAATAGCAAACTTGTATGGTCCTGTTGAGGGAAAACGGCACGATAGCGGACTGCTTGCAGATTCTGGCCTACTTAATGACCTGTCACGCTACTCTTTTGCCCCAGATGGTACCCCTCTATGCATTTACGGCGACCCGGCATATCCTTTACGGGTGCATTTGCAGGGACTTTTTAAAGGAGCTGCTCTAACACCTCTGGAACAGCACTTTAATAAGTCCATGAGCCAAGTCAGGGTTGCTGTAGAGTGGGTTTTTGGAGACATTACAAACTACTACtcaaaaaaaatcttaaaataG
- the LOC137967478 gene encoding mRNA export factor GLE1-like produces the protein MEWTYEHDVMFCKEVRLMQPFKAKKGSPERGRIWNLIAESLNQIDKPKFKVNKRSVRETFNLLAEKYKTKIRNEEKASGISPEITELDMLLEEILALEEEMVTQIHAQDKVSEEKGKAQAQEMRKKALEKLGETQKRKADQGEEHVQQKKHRTSGSETIAYLRQRAEENMKIKVEEQQAQRDMQVSFQQQQQQMLHAFHKQSEQQHNALLALSQQQQQQNQMLLALIQKLVSK, from the coding sequence ATGGAGTGGACGTATGAACACGATGTCATGTTTTGCAAAGAGGTGCGCCTTATGCAGCCTTTTAAGGCAAAAAAAGGCAGTCCCGAAAGAGGACGGATATGGAATTTGATTGCCGAAAGTCTGAATCAAATTGACAAGCCAAAGTTTAAAGTAAACAAACGTTCAGTAAGGGAAACATTCAACCTGCTTGCGGAGAAGTACAAGACAAAGATTAGAAACGAAGAGAAAGCATCTGGTATCAGCCCAGAAATCACTGAGCTCGATATGCTACTGGAAGAAATTTTAGCCCTAGAGGAAGAGATGGTGACACAAATCCATGCTCAGGATAAAGTCtcagaagaaaaaggaaaagcacAAGCTCAGGAAATGCGAAAGAAAGCTCTTGAAAAACTGGGTGAAACTCAAAAGCGGAAAGCTGATCAAGGAGAGGAGCATGTGCAGCAGAAGAAACACCGAACCAGTGGAAGTGAAACCATAGCTTATCTCAGACAACGGGCTGAGGAAAATATGAAAATAAAGGTGGAGGAGCAACAAGCCCAGCGAGACATGCAGGTGTCAttccaacaacaacagcagcaaatGCTACATGCATTTCATAAGCAGAGTGAACAACAACACAATGCGTTACTGGCCCTTTCACAGCAGCAACAGCAGCAAAATCAAATGCTTCTTGCACTCATTCAAAAACTTGTTTctaagtga
- the LOC137979572 gene encoding uncharacterized protein, with product MVLCMIVGCGSKSGRDKGLYFARVPSVLANQGEEAQELSKERRSRWISAISRDDLTEEILENDRVCEKHFVSGRAAKSWDKYNIDWVPTLLLGHKKATDRAHHTEAAAKRSERARERELVKKPAFEKRERELELERAAKRQKLDEPGEQVSNLSFEGNESKEKKTTVEAGTQTEEFEYLFSSLNIDQKPFDRWEFVQNEEKVKFYTGLPSFDILHNVLEHVSPFVAYKSQNLTTFQEFIMTLIKLKLDAPHQDLSYRFNVSLSTVSRIFSAWMVALDVRLAPLINWPEREDLWRTMPQCFKYSFGNKTTVIIDCFEVLINRPSNLLARAQTWSSYKHHNTVKVLIGITPQGTISYVSQAWGGRTSDKFLTENCGILNKLLPGDLVLADRGFTIAESVMFQQAQLAIPAFTKGKDQLDPVDVEKTRGIANVRIHVERVIGLLRRKYSILSGILPIDFLISNPNGSQEEATPMIDRIINVSAALVNLCPGIVPFD from the coding sequence ATGGTTTTGTGTATGATCGTTGGCTGTGGCAGCAAAAGTGGACGAGATAAAGGGTTATATTTTGCAAGGGTGCCTTCTGTGCTCGCAAATCAAGGCGAAGAGGCACAAGAACTATCCAAAGAAAGAAGATCGCGCTGGATTTCAGCGATAAGCCGTGACGACCTCACAGAAGAGATCTTAGAAAACGATCGTGTGTGCGAAAAGCATTTTGTTTCAGGAAGAGCAGCTAAGAGCTGGGATAAATATAATATTGACTGGGTTCCAACATTGCTCTTGGGACACAAAAAAGCTACTGATCGAGCACACCATACAGAAGCGGCGGCAAAACGAAGCGAGAGAGCGAGGGAACGTGAACTTGTGAAGAAGCCGGCTTTTGAAAAGAGAGAACGAGAGCTAGAACTAGAGCGAGCGGCAAAGAGACAGAAACTTGACGAGCCCGGTGAACAAGTTTCGAACCTTAGCTTTGAAGGAAATGagagcaaagagaaaaaaacaacagttGAAGCTGGCACACAAACTGAAGAGTTTGAATATTTATTCAGCTCTCTAAACATTGACCAGAAACCATTTGATCGGTGGGAGTTTGtacaaaacgaagaaaaagttaaattttACACTGGATTGCCTTCCTTCGATATCCTGCATAATGTTCTCGAGCATGTTTCTCCGTTTGTTGCATACAAGTCCCAGAATCTGACCACATTTCAAGAATTTATCATGACTTTGATAAAACTTAAACTTGACGCACCACATCAAGATCTTTCATATCGCTTCAATGTCTCCCTTTCTACAGTTTCAAGGATTTTTTCAGCCTGGATGGTAGCGCTAGATGTCCGACTGGCCCCACTAATCAACTGGCCTGAACGTGAGGATTTATGGCGAACAATGCCACAGTGTTTTAAATATtcatttggaaacaaaacaacGGTGATTATTGATTGTTTTGAAGTACttattaataggccatcaaatCTGCTTGCAAGAGCACAGACATGGTCGTCATACAAACATCATAACACTGTTAAGGTGCTGATTGGGATAACTCCTCAAGGCACAATCTCCTACGTTTCCCAAGCTTGGGGAGGACGAACATCAGACAAATTTTTAACTGAGAACTGCggaattttgaataaattgttGCCTGGGGATCTGGTCTTGGCTGACCGTGGTTTCACTATTGCGGAGAGTGTAATGTTTCAGCAAGCACAACTAGCCATCCCTGCTTTCACGAAGGGGAAAGACCAGCTTGACCCTGTGGATGTCGAAAAAACTAGGGGGATCGCAAATGTTCGCATTCATGTTGAAAGGGTTATTGGTCTCCTTCGCCGGAAGTACTCAATATTGTCTGGAATTCTGCCCATTGACTTCTTAATTTCCAACCCTAATGGCTCACAGGAAGAAGCAACACCAATGATTGACAGAATTATTAATGTATCTGCAGCTCTTGTTAATTTGTGCCCAGGCATTGTACCATTTGACTAA